The following proteins come from a genomic window of Mycolicibacterium rufum:
- the ripC gene encoding peptidoglycan hydrolase RipC, producing the protein MTLDRAHRSSSRSRRPVISALAFLVMLGAVFAGPGHADPADDALAKLNELSRQAEQTTEAMHSAQLDLNKKLEIEQAAEAKHASDVAAVDAAKAQLADFQRKVDTLAAAQYMGGRPSGFQAMLTASSPQGLIDQLAIQRVMAHEMSAQMNRFLEIGKQTQAAEQASAASASEAKTAAEQAAAVRADLQSKQSQLQVQIAIVKSRYDALTPPQREALAAMPPAPPAPAAPVAPPPGQDPAVLAAPPAPAVPGAIPPGDIAPPAAPEATTVIQAALSRIGSPYSWGAAGPSAFDCSGLVMWSFQQAGISLPHSSQALAAGGQPVSRDQMQPGDLVTYYSDASHVGIYIGDGMMVHASTYGTPVRVAPVDNAPIHNIRRY; encoded by the coding sequence TTGACGCTCGACCGCGCGCACCGGAGTTCCAGTCGATCCCGGCGACCCGTCATCAGTGCCCTGGCCTTCCTGGTCATGCTCGGCGCCGTCTTCGCCGGACCGGGTCATGCCGATCCGGCCGATGACGCGCTGGCGAAGCTCAACGAACTGTCGCGGCAGGCCGAGCAGACGACGGAGGCCATGCACTCCGCGCAGCTCGACCTGAACAAGAAGCTGGAGATCGAGCAGGCCGCGGAGGCCAAGCACGCCAGCGACGTCGCCGCCGTCGACGCCGCCAAAGCGCAGCTCGCCGACTTCCAGCGCAAGGTCGACACCCTCGCCGCCGCCCAGTACATGGGTGGGCGGCCGTCGGGCTTCCAGGCGATGCTCACCGCGTCCTCGCCGCAGGGCCTGATCGACCAACTCGCGATCCAGCGGGTGATGGCCCACGAGATGTCGGCGCAGATGAACCGTTTCCTCGAGATCGGCAAGCAGACGCAGGCCGCCGAGCAGGCATCCGCCGCGTCCGCGTCGGAGGCCAAGACCGCCGCCGAGCAGGCCGCCGCGGTGCGTGCCGACCTGCAGTCCAAGCAGAGCCAGCTGCAGGTGCAGATCGCGATCGTGAAGTCCCGCTACGACGCGCTGACCCCGCCCCAGCGCGAGGCGCTCGCCGCGATGCCGCCCGCCCCGCCGGCTCCCGCCGCCCCCGTCGCGCCGCCGCCCGGCCAGGACCCGGCCGTGCTGGCCGCGCCGCCCGCACCCGCCGTGCCCGGCGCGATCCCGCCCGGCGACATCGCCCCGCCCGCAGCGCCCGAGGCCACCACCGTCATCCAGGCCGCGCTGAGCCGCATCGGATCGCCGTACTCGTGGGGGGCCGCAGGTCCCAGCGCCTTCGACTGCTCGGGTCTGGTGATGTGGTCCTTCCAGCAGGCCGGTATCTCGCTGCCGCACTCCAGCCAGGCCCTCGCCGCCGGTGGACAGCCCGTCTCCCGCGACCAGATGCAGCCCGGCGACCTCGTCACCTACTACTCCGACGCCTCACACGTGGGCATCTACATCGGTGACGGAATGATGGTGCATGCGTCCACCTACGGCACGCCCGTGCGAGTCGCCCCCGTGGACAATGCCCCGATCCACAACATCCGCCGCTACTGA
- a CDS encoding peptidase — translation MPRSTTSAATDRARARRRLGAVLGTELVCAALLISGPLPGTPVGPAVAAPSPTTGTAAPTGAPLRTVTTPQGRTAQLIDLGGGAGALLDRVAAELPGAEAAVSGFWGPQWPRQIPIVVAGSPEQFAVLAGAGSDTAATTTAERITFSPAAAAMDPADLRIVLRHELFHFAARADTAADAPVWLTEGVADYIGRPAPGVAVGLPARLPTDAELATPGPQRSAAYDRAWAFATYVAQTYGADRLRALYVAACGPGHSDAATAVRDVLGIDLPG, via the coding sequence ATGCCCCGATCCACAACATCCGCCGCTACTGACCGAGCCCGGGCCCGGCGCCGCCTCGGCGCGGTCCTGGGCACCGAATTGGTCTGCGCCGCACTACTGATCAGCGGTCCGCTGCCGGGGACCCCGGTCGGGCCCGCCGTCGCGGCGCCGTCACCGACCACCGGGACGGCCGCGCCGACCGGCGCTCCGCTGCGCACGGTGACCACACCGCAGGGTCGGACCGCACAGCTGATCGATCTCGGTGGCGGTGCCGGCGCGCTGCTCGATCGGGTCGCCGCCGAACTCCCCGGGGCCGAGGCGGCCGTCAGCGGGTTCTGGGGGCCGCAGTGGCCGCGCCAGATCCCGATCGTGGTGGCAGGCTCCCCGGAGCAGTTCGCCGTGCTGGCCGGCGCGGGCTCGGACACCGCCGCGACCACCACCGCCGAGCGCATCACGTTCTCGCCGGCGGCGGCCGCGATGGATCCCGCCGATCTGCGAATCGTGTTGCGGCACGAGCTCTTCCACTTCGCAGCACGCGCCGACACGGCGGCCGACGCCCCGGTCTGGCTGACCGAGGGCGTCGCCGACTACATCGGGCGGCCGGCGCCCGGCGTCGCGGTCGGCCTGCCTGCACGTCTGCCCACCGACGCCGAACTGGCCACCCCCGGCCCGCAACGCTCGGCCGCCTACGACCGGGCGTGGGCGTTCGCCACGTATGTCGCGCAGACCTACGGCGCGGACCGGCTGCGCGCGCTGTACGTCGCCGCGTGCGGGCCCGGTCATTCCGACGCCGCCACCGCGGTGCGCGACGTGCTCGGAATCGACCTGCCCGGATGA
- a CDS encoding glycosyltransferase family 4 protein, which yields MSRVLLVTNDYPPRRGGIQSYLEALVEHLLGSADSGVEALTVYAPKWKGAEDYDAVAAASGYDIVRHPTTLMLPEPAVAMRMRRLIRERDIDTVWFGAAAPLALMAPLARAAGARRIIASTHGHEVGWSMVPLARTALRRIGNDTDVITYISSYTRRRFASAFGPRAALEHVPPGVDVERFTPNEVARAELRARYRLGERPVVVCVSRLVPRKGQDMLIRALPAIRERAPGTALVIVGGGPYRTSLQRLAHTFGVSEHVVFTGGVPGEELPDHHAMADVFAMPCRTRGAGLDVEGLGIVYLEASATGVPVVAGRSGGAPETVLDGDTGIVVDGWDVGAIAAAVGDLLADPQRAAAMGAAGRQWAVDHWQWRMQAQRLARLL from the coding sequence ATGAGCCGTGTCCTGCTGGTCACCAACGACTATCCGCCGCGCCGCGGCGGCATCCAGTCCTACCTGGAGGCGCTGGTCGAGCACCTCCTGGGGTCCGCCGATTCCGGGGTCGAGGCGCTGACGGTCTACGCCCCGAAATGGAAGGGCGCCGAGGACTACGACGCCGTCGCGGCCGCCTCGGGCTACGACATCGTGCGGCACCCGACGACGCTGATGCTGCCCGAGCCGGCGGTCGCGATGCGGATGCGGCGGCTGATCCGCGAGCGCGACATCGACACCGTCTGGTTCGGCGCCGCCGCGCCGCTGGCCTTGATGGCGCCCCTGGCGCGGGCAGCAGGTGCACGCCGCATCATCGCGAGCACCCACGGCCACGAGGTCGGCTGGTCGATGGTGCCACTGGCGCGAACGGCGTTGCGCCGCATCGGCAATGACACCGACGTCATCACCTACATCAGCTCCTACACCCGGCGCCGGTTCGCATCGGCCTTCGGTCCGCGCGCCGCGCTCGAACACGTCCCGCCGGGCGTGGACGTCGAGCGCTTCACGCCCAACGAGGTGGCCCGCGCCGAGCTGCGGGCCCGCTACCGGCTCGGCGAGCGGCCGGTGGTCGTCTGCGTCTCCCGGCTGGTGCCGCGCAAGGGACAGGACATGCTGATCCGGGCGCTGCCCGCGATCCGCGAGCGGGCGCCCGGCACGGCGCTGGTGATCGTCGGTGGCGGTCCGTACCGCACGTCACTGCAGCGGCTGGCCCACACCTTCGGGGTGTCCGAGCACGTGGTGTTCACCGGCGGCGTGCCCGGGGAGGAATTGCCCGATCACCACGCGATGGCCGACGTGTTCGCGATGCCGTGCCGCACCCGCGGCGCCGGTCTGGACGTCGAGGGTCTCGGCATCGTCTACCTGGAGGCCTCGGCGACGGGGGTGCCGGTGGTGGCCGGACGGTCCGGAGGCGCGCCGGAGACGGTCCTCGACGGCGACACCGGCATCGTCGTGGACGGCTGGGACGTCGGCGCGATCGCCGCGGCGGTCGGCGACCTGCTCGCCGATCCGCAGCGCGCCGCGGCGATGGGCGCCGCCGGCCGGCAGTGGGCCGTCGACCACTGGCAGTGGCGGATGCAGGCCCAGCGGCTGGCCCGGCTGCTCTAG
- a CDS encoding AMP-dependent synthetase/ligase has product MREYTVPATFTVGDQDNVASVVYSHERENPDHVIFQRLVDGAWVDVTCRQAAEQIRSAARGLIAEGVQPGDRVALLSATRYEWVILDYAILSIGAVTVPIYETSSPEQVRWVLEDSGAVLAFVEIEAHALMVKELQDELPALRKVAVIESTAPSALDALAEAGATTDPAEVDRRLAGIRSGDPATLIYTSGTTGRPKGCQLTHSNLLHETRGATHCFPTLLRKGERLLVFLPLAHVLARALSMTAFANGVTIGYTSDIKNLVPMFGLFKPTVIVSVPRVFEKVYNTAELNAQDSGKGAIFAMAAQAAIDWSKAQDAGGPSLLQRVKHAVFDRLVYTKLRAATGGNCRASISGGAPLGARLGHFYRGIGLTIYEGYGLTETSAAITANRIGELKVGTVGKLLPGNSMAIASDGELLVRGGVVFDGYWRNETATAEAIVDGWFHTGDLGSVDADGFLSIVGRKKEIIVTAGGKNVAPAVLEDQLRAHPLISQAMAVGDAKPFIAALIAIDPEAFEVWKQHHGKAAAASVGDLAEDPDLIAEIDVAVKNANQAVSKAEAIRKFRILPCDFTVLTGELTPTLKIKRKVVADKFAAEIEALYEKD; this is encoded by the coding sequence GTGCGTGAGTACACCGTTCCGGCGACCTTCACCGTCGGAGACCAGGACAACGTCGCGTCCGTCGTCTACTCCCACGAACGGGAGAACCCCGACCACGTGATCTTCCAGCGTCTGGTCGACGGCGCCTGGGTCGACGTGACGTGCCGTCAGGCCGCCGAGCAGATCCGCTCGGCCGCGCGGGGCCTGATCGCCGAGGGTGTGCAGCCCGGCGACCGCGTGGCCCTGCTGTCGGCGACGCGCTACGAGTGGGTGATCCTCGACTACGCGATCCTGTCGATCGGTGCGGTCACGGTGCCGATCTACGAGACGTCCTCGCCGGAGCAGGTGCGCTGGGTGCTCGAGGACTCGGGCGCGGTGCTCGCCTTCGTCGAGATCGAGGCGCACGCGCTGATGGTCAAGGAGCTGCAGGACGAGCTGCCGGCACTGCGCAAGGTGGCGGTCATCGAGTCGACGGCGCCGTCGGCGCTCGACGCACTCGCCGAGGCCGGCGCGACGACCGACCCGGCCGAGGTCGACCGGCGGCTCGCCGGCATCCGGTCCGGCGACCCCGCCACGCTGATCTACACCTCGGGCACCACCGGCCGGCCCAAGGGCTGCCAGCTCACCCACTCCAACCTGCTGCACGAGACCCGCGGCGCGACGCACTGCTTCCCCACCCTGCTGCGCAAGGGCGAGCGACTGCTGGTGTTCCTGCCGCTGGCCCACGTGCTGGCCCGGGCGCTGTCGATGACGGCCTTCGCCAACGGCGTCACGATCGGCTACACCAGCGACATCAAGAACCTGGTGCCGATGTTCGGACTGTTCAAGCCGACCGTGATCGTGTCGGTGCCCCGCGTGTTCGAAAAGGTGTACAACACCGCCGAACTCAACGCCCAGGACAGCGGCAAGGGCGCGATCTTCGCGATGGCCGCCCAGGCCGCGATCGACTGGAGCAAGGCCCAGGACGCCGGCGGCCCGAGTCTGCTGCAGCGCGTCAAGCACGCGGTGTTCGACCGGCTGGTGTACACCAAGCTGCGGGCGGCCACCGGCGGCAACTGCCGGGCGTCGATCTCCGGCGGCGCGCCGCTGGGCGCCCGGCTCGGCCACTTCTACCGCGGCATCGGCCTGACGATCTACGAGGGCTACGGACTGACCGAGACCAGCGCGGCGATCACGGCCAACCGGATCGGTGAGCTGAAAGTGGGCACCGTCGGAAAGCTGTTGCCCGGCAACAGCATGGCGATCGCGTCCGACGGTGAGCTCCTGGTGCGCGGCGGCGTGGTGTTCGACGGGTACTGGCGCAACGAGACCGCCACCGCCGAGGCGATCGTCGACGGCTGGTTCCACACGGGCGATCTCGGCAGCGTCGACGCGGACGGCTTCCTGTCGATCGTCGGACGCAAGAAGGAGATCATCGTGACCGCGGGCGGCAAGAACGTCGCACCCGCGGTGCTCGAGGACCAACTGCGGGCCCACCCGCTGATCAGTCAGGCGATGGCCGTCGGCGACGCCAAACCGTTCATCGCCGCGCTCATCGCGATCGACCCTGAGGCGTTCGAGGTGTGGAAACAGCACCACGGCAAGGCCGCGGCCGCCTCGGTGGGCGACCTGGCCGAGGACCCCGACCTGATCGCCGAGATCGACGTGGCGGTCAAGAACGCCAACCAGGCGGTGTCCAAGGCCGAGGCGATCCGCAAGTTCCGGATCCTGCCGTGCGACTTCACCGTGCTCACCGGCGAGCTGACGCCGACCCTGAAGATCAAGCGCAAGGTCGTCGCCGACAAGTTCGCCGCCGAGATCGAAGCGCTGTACGAGAAGGACTGA
- a CDS encoding polyketide cyclase / dehydrase and lipid transport, which translates to MNSIQIADETFVAADPVAVGAAVADPESWARWWPDLRLTVVEDRKELGHRWTVTGALTGTMEVWLEKVLDGVVLHYFMHAEPAGAAAWQLAKMNLPAMNHRRRVAGKEMAFEIKQKLEAGRPVGVSRLA; encoded by the coding sequence ATGAACAGCATCCAGATCGCCGACGAGACGTTCGTCGCGGCCGACCCCGTCGCGGTCGGCGCCGCGGTCGCGGATCCGGAGAGCTGGGCGCGCTGGTGGCCGGATCTGCGGCTGACCGTGGTGGAGGACCGCAAGGAACTCGGCCACCGCTGGACGGTGACCGGCGCGCTGACCGGGACCATGGAGGTCTGGCTGGAGAAGGTGCTCGACGGGGTGGTGCTGCACTACTTCATGCACGCCGAGCCGGCCGGTGCGGCCGCGTGGCAGCTGGCGAAGATGAACCTTCCCGCGATGAATCACCGCCGCCGGGTGGCCGGCAAGGAGATGGCCTTCGAGATCAAGCAGAAGCTCGAGGCGGGCCGTCCGGTCGGCGTGTCGCGGTTGGCCTAG
- a CDS encoding SRPBCC family protein — MADKTAQTIYIDADPATVMDVIADIGSYPEWVNEYKEAEVLEADDQGYPKVARLVLDAAVLKDAMVLAYQWPTDHKSVTWSLVSSTLLKSLDGAYRLTPKGSGTDVTYELSVDLMIPMIGLLKRKAERRLTDTALKDLKKRVEAD, encoded by the coding sequence GTGGCGGACAAGACGGCACAGACGATCTACATCGACGCGGACCCGGCGACGGTGATGGACGTCATCGCCGACATCGGCTCCTATCCGGAGTGGGTCAACGAGTACAAGGAGGCCGAGGTCCTCGAGGCCGACGATCAGGGTTACCCGAAGGTGGCCCGGCTGGTGCTCGATGCCGCGGTGCTCAAGGACGCCATGGTGCTGGCCTACCAGTGGCCCACCGACCACAAGTCGGTGACCTGGTCGCTGGTGTCGAGCACCCTGCTCAAGTCACTCGACGGCGCATATCGGTTGACGCCCAAAGGATCTGGCACCGATGTTACCTACGAGCTCTCGGTGGACCTGATGATCCCGATGATCGGTCTGCTCAAACGCAAGGCCGAACGCCGGCTGACCGACACCGCGTTGAAGGACCTGAAGAAACGAGTCGAGGCTGACTGA
- a CDS encoding ArsA family ATPase, whose protein sequence is MTERAAAADASGTTRISLFVGKGGVGKSTLATATAVRAARSGLRVLIVSTDQAHSTGDVLGVTVTPTGERAPTRVLADLDTADAGGGVLDALALDTLALLAAHWRDTAGLLADRFPESDMSDLAPEELSALPGVQEVLGLHEVAELAGSGRWDLVVVDCASTADAMRMLTLPATFGLYLERAWPRHRRLSTFDDPKSTAVVALLERIGAGTEALGTLLTDGSRVAAHLVMTPERVVAAEAVRTLGSLALMGVRVAELIVNQVLVEDDSFEYRNLPEHPAFDWYAERIGEQRTVLDELDRVIGDVALVMVPHLAGEPIGPKALGELLDSARRRDGSPPPGPLRPVVDRESGSGLDAVYRLRVDLPQVDSTALSLGRVDDDLIIGVGGMRRRVRLASVLRRCIVVDAQLRGTALTVRFRPNPEVWPA, encoded by the coding sequence CTGACTGAGCGCGCAGCCGCCGCCGACGCCTCCGGGACCACCCGGATCAGTCTGTTCGTCGGTAAGGGCGGGGTGGGGAAGTCGACGCTGGCGACCGCGACAGCCGTGCGCGCAGCGCGCAGCGGGCTGCGCGTGCTGATCGTGTCCACCGACCAGGCGCACTCGACCGGCGACGTGCTGGGGGTCACCGTCACGCCGACGGGGGAGCGCGCCCCGACGCGGGTGTTGGCCGACCTCGACACTGCCGACGCCGGCGGCGGGGTGCTCGACGCGCTGGCGCTGGACACCCTGGCGCTGCTGGCCGCGCACTGGCGCGACACCGCCGGGCTGCTTGCCGACAGGTTCCCCGAGTCGGACATGAGTGACCTTGCGCCAGAGGAACTCTCGGCTCTGCCGGGGGTGCAGGAAGTGCTCGGGTTGCATGAGGTGGCCGAGCTGGCCGGCTCGGGCCGCTGGGATCTGGTCGTGGTCGACTGCGCCTCGACCGCCGACGCGATGCGCATGCTCACCCTGCCCGCCACGTTCGGGCTGTACCTGGAGCGGGCCTGGCCCCGCCACCGGCGGCTGTCCACGTTCGACGATCCGAAGTCGACGGCGGTGGTCGCGCTGCTCGAACGGATCGGTGCGGGCACCGAAGCGCTGGGCACACTGCTCACCGACGGGTCGCGCGTCGCCGCGCACCTGGTGATGACGCCGGAGCGGGTGGTGGCCGCCGAGGCCGTGCGCACGCTGGGCTCGCTGGCCCTGATGGGCGTGCGCGTCGCCGAGTTGATCGTGAATCAGGTCCTCGTCGAGGACGATTCGTTCGAGTACCGCAACCTGCCCGAACATCCCGCGTTCGACTGGTACGCCGAGCGCATCGGGGAACAGCGGACCGTGCTCGACGAGCTCGACCGGGTCATCGGGGACGTCGCCCTGGTCATGGTGCCGCACCTGGCCGGGGAGCCGATCGGGCCCAAGGCGCTCGGCGAGTTGCTCGACAGCGCGCGCCGCCGCGACGGGTCGCCGCCGCCCGGTCCGCTGCGTCCGGTCGTCGACCGCGAGTCGGGCAGCGGGCTGGACGCGGTGTACCGGCTGCGGGTGGATCTGCCTCAGGTGGATTCGACGGCCCTGTCGTTGGGTAGGGTCGACGATGACCTGATCATCGGCGTCGGAGGCATGCGGCGCCGGGTGCGTCTGGCGTCGGTGCTCCGGCGGTGCATCGTCGTCGACGCCCAGCTCCGCGGCACCGCGCTGACGGTGCGTTTCCGACCGAATCCGGAGGTGTGGCCGGCATGA